In Acinetobacter sp. WCHAc010034, a genomic segment contains:
- a CDS encoding undecaprenyl-diphosphate phosphatase: protein MDLLLLLKAAIMGIVEGITEFLPISSTGHLILASELMNFWTKEKSDVFVIAIQMGAIAAVIYEYWSRLWGAATGMFTGEEKGRRLGFSLIMASIPIVLVGLTFGQAVKELLFNDIAVAIGLIVGGLIIIWIEKHPPKVNAQEVENISYKEAVWIGLIQVLSLIPGTSRSGATIIGAMFLGVSRKAATEFSFFLGIPVIIGAGLLDLYQSYDVFKSSEDWAVLATGIIVSFVSALILIRALVAYVAKRDFMAFAWYRIASGLVILLFAFTGWTLW from the coding sequence ATGGATCTTTTACTGCTGCTGAAAGCGGCGATCATGGGCATCGTTGAAGGCATTACAGAGTTCTTGCCCATTTCAAGCACGGGGCACCTGATTTTAGCGTCCGAATTAATGAACTTCTGGACCAAGGAAAAAAGCGATGTTTTTGTCATCGCAATTCAGATGGGCGCGATTGCCGCGGTCATTTATGAATACTGGTCGCGGCTTTGGGGCGCCGCCACCGGCATGTTTACCGGCGAGGAAAAAGGCCGGCGCTTAGGCTTCAGCCTGATCATGGCGTCGATTCCGATTGTGCTGGTTGGCCTGACTTTTGGCCAGGCGGTGAAAGAGCTGCTGTTCAATGATATTGCTGTTGCCATCGGCCTGATTGTCGGCGGCCTGATCATCATCTGGATTGAAAAGCATCCGCCGAAGGTCAATGCGCAGGAAGTGGAAAACATCAGCTATAAGGAAGCGGTCTGGATTGGCCTGATTCAGGTGCTGTCGTTAATTCCCGGCACATCGCGTTCCGGCGCGACTATTATTGGCGCCATGTTCCTTGGCGTATCGCGCAAGGCTGCTACGGAGTTTTCATTTTTCCTCGGCATTCCGGTGATTATTGGCGCGGGCCTGCTAGACCTGTACCAGAGCTACGACGTGTTCAAAAGCAGTGAAGACTGGGCGGTGCTGGCGACCGGCATTATTGTGTCATTTGTTTCTGCACTGATTTTAATCCGCGCGCTGGTGGCCTATGTGGCGAAGCGCGACTTCATGGCCTTCGCATGGTACCGCATCGCATCCGGCCTGGTGATTTTGCTGTTCGCATTTACAGGCTGGACATTATGGTAA
- a CDS encoding YjgN family protein has translation MQNSEQYTAQNPDRSLALAEAFDAQEVAAPFALGRQYAFRFKGTAAEYFGIWIVNILLTIITLGFYAPWAKVRRLRYFYGNTWFIQRRFDFTGVPVKILAGRIIALLVYGAFTYAMNHSASMVLGGLLLIFFAVPWLVRSSIRFRARNSKFGNSRFFFAGSNKSAYWCFLKCVLVTVFTTGLFFPVAVWLYKRECLNQLYAGQLSFQLNADWPAYMRAMYMPVFLFIGAVALLAAVLALLFSTTSGLSLSHYAGMFGAGYLAAYLLIWPLMLARIFITSWNSTTLNRSQFTTDCNQWRYAWIIMSNWLAKIISLGLLTPWAAIRLYKYQAESLKLVLIDHPDHLINQLQQDHSAIAEELSDIFDLDISL, from the coding sequence ATGCAGAATTCAGAACAGTATACCGCGCAGAACCCCGATCGATCCTTAGCCCTGGCGGAGGCTTTTGACGCGCAGGAAGTCGCAGCGCCCTTTGCTTTGGGCCGGCAGTACGCTTTCCGCTTCAAGGGCACCGCCGCTGAATATTTCGGCATATGGATCGTCAATATTTTACTGACCATCATTACCCTGGGCTTTTATGCGCCGTGGGCCAAAGTGCGCCGCCTGCGCTACTTTTACGGCAATACCTGGTTTATCCAGCGCCGCTTTGATTTTACCGGCGTGCCCGTGAAAATTCTGGCCGGGCGGATTATTGCGCTGCTGGTCTACGGCGCATTTACCTACGCCATGAACCATTCGGCCAGCATGGTGCTGGGCGGCCTGCTGCTGATTTTCTTTGCGGTGCCGTGGCTGGTCCGCTCCAGCATCCGTTTCCGCGCGCGCAACAGCAAATTCGGCAACAGCCGCTTCTTTTTCGCCGGCAGCAATAAAAGCGCATATTGGTGCTTTCTGAAATGCGTTCTGGTCACCGTCTTCACCACCGGGCTGTTTTTTCCGGTTGCGGTTTGGCTGTATAAGCGCGAGTGCCTGAACCAGCTGTATGCCGGGCAGCTGAGCTTCCAGCTGAATGCAGATTGGCCCGCGTATATGCGCGCCATGTATATGCCGGTGTTTCTATTCATCGGCGCGGTGGCGCTGCTGGCGGCCGTGCTGGCGCTGCTGTTCAGCACCACCAGCGGCCTGAGCCTTAGCCATTATGCAGGGATGTTTGGCGCCGGCTATTTAGCGGCCTATCTGCTGATTTGGCCGCTGATGCTGGCGCGGATTTTCATTACCTCATGGAACAGCACCACGCTGAACCGCAGCCAGTTCACCACAGACTGCAATCAATGGCGCTATGCCTGGATCATCATGAGCAACTGGCTGGCCAAAATCATTTCGCTGGGGCTGCTGACGCCGTGGGCCGCCATCCGCCTGTACAAGTATCAGGCCGAATCCTTAAAGCTGGTGCTGATTGACCATCCGGATCATTTAATCAATCAGCTGCAGCAGGACCACAGCGCGATTGCTGAAGAGCTTAGCGATATTTTTGACCTGGATATTTCGCTCTAA
- a CDS encoding class I SAM-dependent methyltransferase: MVSGMRLYSEAEFEPQARQFAAALASRGVQVQLEAVEKLNARFFRLNPELALSADADGLWLCAGGMKMRPDWKAEAGRLKRASLKSEMIARACNLAEKPQLIDATAGLGHDSLLMAHLGAQVTLLERHPVLFTLLEDAHRQAMQDPFLSAAASRIQLVFSDSADYLRQRAAQHQAADVVYLDPMFPQRDQHQQAVKKQAQVKKQMQLLHLLLPEHGEMDLGDNLLALAQAIAKRVVVKRPRLAVFLAGQAPQHQWQGDACRFDAYFQHDLML; the protein is encoded by the coding sequence ATGGTAAGCGGCATGCGCCTATATAGCGAAGCTGAATTTGAGCCGCAAGCGCGGCAGTTCGCTGCGGCGCTGGCTTCGCGCGGGGTGCAGGTTCAGCTTGAAGCTGTGGAAAAGCTGAATGCGCGCTTTTTCCGCCTGAACCCGGAACTGGCTTTAAGCGCGGACGCGGACGGCCTGTGGCTGTGCGCCGGCGGCATGAAAATGCGCCCGGACTGGAAAGCGGAAGCGGGGCGCTTAAAGCGCGCTTCGCTCAAGTCTGAAATGATTGCGCGCGCCTGCAATTTGGCGGAAAAACCGCAGCTGATTGACGCGACGGCGGGCCTGGGCCATGACAGCCTGCTGATGGCGCATTTAGGCGCCCAGGTCACGCTGCTGGAACGCCATCCGGTGCTGTTCACCCTGCTGGAAGATGCACACCGGCAGGCCATGCAGGACCCGTTTTTAAGCGCGGCGGCGTCCCGCATCCAGCTGGTTTTTTCAGATTCTGCGGACTATTTAAGGCAGCGGGCTGCGCAGCATCAGGCAGCCGATGTGGTGTATCTGGACCCGATGTTTCCGCAGCGTGATCAGCATCAGCAGGCCGTGAAAAAGCAGGCGCAGGTGAAAAAGCAGATGCAGCTGCTGCACCTGCTGCTGCCGGAACACGGTGAAATGGATTTGGGCGATAACCTGCTGGCCTTGGCGCAGGCTATTGCCAAGCGCGTGGTGGTGAAGCGCCCGAGGCTGGCAGTGTTTTTAGCCGGGCAGGCGCCGCAGCATCAGTGGCAGGGCGATGCCTGCCGCTTTGACGCCTATTTTCAGCATGATCTTATGCTTTAA
- a CDS encoding CoA pyrophosphatase, protein MNDRSLTQKLQQSLRFSPRIQYAQAAVLIAVTDEADPKILLTRRSAYLSNHAGEVSFPGGKRDPNDTSNIVAALREAQEETALNPFDVQLLGDLPMQKARNGMLVKPVVGLIPPQVELIAQPSEIDRIFFASLEKLMQAPPVPYEVRYAHQSLYFPSMRVENEIVWGLTARMLVSLFQYGLDYQKDWPFLVNSPAFTLR, encoded by the coding sequence ATGAATGATCGCTCATTAACACAAAAACTGCAGCAAAGCCTGCGGTTCTCCCCGCGCATACAGTACGCGCAAGCCGCTGTGTTAATTGCGGTGACCGATGAAGCCGATCCTAAAATCCTGCTGACGCGCCGTTCAGCCTACCTGTCCAACCATGCCGGCGAAGTGTCCTTTCCCGGCGGCAAGCGCGACCCGAATGACACCAGCAACATTGTGGCGGCGCTGCGTGAAGCGCAGGAAGAAACCGCGCTGAACCCCTTTGATGTACAGCTTTTGGGCGATTTGCCGATGCAGAAAGCCAGAAACGGCATGCTGGTCAAGCCGGTTGTCGGGCTGATACCGCCGCAGGTCGAGTTGATTGCGCAGCCGTCAGAAATTGACCGGATTTTTTTTGCCTCGCTGGAAAAGCTGATGCAGGCGCCTCCGGTTCCTTATGAGGTGCGCTATGCGCATCAGTCGCTGTATTTCCCCAGCATGCGGGTGGAAAATGAAATTGTCTGGGGGCTGACCGCGCGCATGCTGGTTTCGCTGTTTCAGTACGGTCTGGACTATCAAAAAGACTGGCCGTTTTTAGTCAATTCGCCCGCATTCACGCTGCGCTGA
- a CDS encoding M48 family metallopeptidase: protein MNPAAEAVFYDGISARPQPAQVLALDNQAVLVKYGLQLEQQRRYAYADMVLIGALGAIQPIIELKDDARLEFQGPLPEWFNLGSKARAHSIWKLERTPSLILFSVLFAAAAAFAAVKWGLPAASYYAAHQLPAHTMNSWGDQAEDYIMDITGATQLPLARRDALRLKYRQLAAGAQPAKVVFRSGGSIGANALAIPNNTIIVTDELVQLAQNDDELLGVLAHEQGHLAQRHSLQQALSSLGISAMLLMITGDSSDLLTTLPVALIGAGYSRDFESEADLYALNTMQQHHIQTIHYANFLQRLADNAGEKVSRERSWQDFLSSHPATYERIEAVKRFHAQQASKPQR, encoded by the coding sequence ATGAACCCTGCTGCTGAAGCGGTTTTTTACGATGGAATCAGCGCCCGGCCGCAGCCGGCGCAGGTGCTGGCGCTGGATAATCAGGCGGTGCTGGTGAAATACGGCCTGCAGCTGGAGCAGCAGCGGCGCTATGCCTATGCCGATATGGTCTTGATTGGAGCATTGGGCGCAATTCAGCCGATCATTGAACTGAAGGATGATGCACGGCTGGAATTTCAGGGGCCGCTGCCGGAATGGTTCAATCTGGGCAGCAAGGCGCGTGCGCACTCCATCTGGAAGCTGGAGCGCACGCCCAGCCTGATTCTTTTCAGCGTGCTGTTTGCGGCAGCCGCGGCTTTCGCTGCGGTCAAATGGGGCCTGCCGGCTGCGTCATATTACGCAGCCCATCAGCTGCCGGCGCACACCATGAACAGCTGGGGCGATCAGGCGGAAGATTATATTATGGACATCACCGGGGCCACGCAGCTGCCGCTGGCGCGGCGCGATGCGCTGCGGCTTAAATACCGGCAGCTGGCGGCCGGCGCGCAGCCGGCAAAAGTGGTTTTCCGCAGCGGCGGCAGCATTGGCGCCAATGCCTTGGCGATTCCCAACAATACCATTATTGTCACCGATGAACTGGTGCAGCTGGCGCAAAATGATGATGAGCTGCTGGGCGTGCTGGCGCATGAGCAGGGGCATCTGGCGCAGCGCCACAGCCTGCAGCAGGCGCTGTCCAGCCTGGGCATCAGCGCTATGCTGCTGATGATTACCGGCGACAGCTCGGATCTGCTGACCACGCTGCCTGTGGCCTTGATTGGCGCGGGCTATTCGCGGGACTTTGAGTCCGAAGCCGACCTGTATGCCTTGAACACTATGCAGCAGCATCATATTCAGACTATCCACTATGCCAACTTCCTGCAGCGCCTTGCAGACAATGCCGGCGAGAAAGTCAGCAGGGAGCGTTCTTGGCAGGATTTTCTCAGTTCACATCCGGCAACCTATGAGCGGATTGAAGCGGTGAAGCGCTTTCATGCGCAGCAGGCCTCCAAGCCCCAGCGGTGA
- a CDS encoding NUDIX hydrolase, whose amino-acid sequence MNFCTNCGDKTAEKIPLGDHQVRRVCTQCGFIHYVNPKVICGALALWQDKVLLCRRAIEPRYGLWTLPAGYMELFETMEQGAARETREEAQAEVSIQQLYCMYNIPRIGQIYVLFKADLLEGKFGAGEETIESRLFSEDEIPWDELAFPSVERTLKHYFADRKSGQFNMHLETLGTRLDHTG is encoded by the coding sequence ATGAACTTCTGCACGAACTGCGGCGATAAAACAGCTGAAAAAATTCCTCTTGGCGACCACCAAGTCCGTCGTGTATGCACCCAGTGCGGTTTTATTCATTATGTGAATCCTAAAGTGATTTGCGGCGCTTTAGCGCTTTGGCAGGATAAGGTGCTGCTGTGCCGCCGCGCGATTGAGCCGCGCTACGGCCTGTGGACGCTGCCTGCAGGCTACATGGAGCTGTTTGAAACCATGGAGCAGGGCGCAGCCCGCGAAACCCGCGAAGAGGCGCAGGCCGAGGTCAGCATTCAGCAGCTGTACTGCATGTACAACATTCCGCGCATTGGCCAAATTTACGTGCTGTTTAAGGCCGATTTGCTTGAAGGCAAATTCGGCGCCGGCGAAGAAACCATTGAATCCCGGCTGTTCAGCGAAGATGAAATTCCCTGGGATGAGCTGGCCTTCCCCAGCGTAGAGCGCACGCTGAAGCATTATTTTGCAGACCGCAAAAGCGGCCAATTCAATATGCATTTAGAAACGCTGGGCACGCGCTTAGATCATACAGGCTGA
- the fghA gene encoding S-formylglutathione hydrolase: MELVQSNKCFDGEQRIYRLQSEALKSESRFSIFLPAQALSGRACPALFYLAGLTCTEETFAIKAHAQRLAARLGLILIAPDTSPRGSHAAQGDNWDIGQGAGFYINALQAPWAEHYQMESYVADELHRRVIHEFPVQADAIGIFGHSMGGHGALTLALKYPEKFKSVSAFAPICAPSQCPWGEKAFSNYLGDDQQAWLAHDAAALMQSKGALFSEILIDQGLNDQFYSQLNPALFQQACEQAGQALTLREHAGYDHGYYFIQSFMDDHLQFHALQLQNS; this comes from the coding sequence ATGGAATTGGTGCAAAGCAATAAATGTTTTGACGGCGAGCAGCGGATTTACCGCCTGCAGTCCGAAGCATTAAAGTCTGAAAGCCGGTTCAGCATTTTCCTTCCTGCGCAGGCTTTAAGCGGCCGCGCCTGCCCGGCGCTGTTCTATTTGGCGGGGCTGACCTGCACTGAAGAAACCTTCGCCATTAAGGCGCATGCGCAGCGCCTGGCGGCCCGGCTGGGGCTGATTTTAATTGCGCCGGATACTTCGCCGCGCGGCAGCCATGCCGCTCAGGGCGACAACTGGGACATTGGCCAGGGCGCAGGCTTTTATATCAATGCGCTGCAGGCGCCGTGGGCGGAACATTATCAAATGGAAAGCTATGTCGCGGACGAGCTGCATCGCAGGGTTATCCATGAGTTTCCGGTTCAGGCGGACGCCATCGGGATTTTCGGCCACAGCATGGGCGGCCACGGCGCATTGACGCTGGCGCTGAAGTATCCGGAAAAATTCAAGTCAGTTTCGGCTTTTGCGCCAATCTGCGCGCCGAGTCAGTGCCCGTGGGGCGAAAAAGCCTTTTCAAATTATCTGGGGGATGATCAGCAGGCTTGGCTGGCGCATGACGCCGCGGCGCTGATGCAAAGCAAGGGCGCCCTCTTCAGTGAAATCCTGATTGATCAGGGCCTGAATGACCAGTTTTACAGCCAGCTGAACCCTGCGCTGTTTCAGCAGGCCTGCGAGCAGGCAGGGCAGGCGCTGACGCTGCGCGAACACGCCGGCTATGATCACGGCTATTATTTCATTCAGAGCTTTATGGATGACCACCTGCAGTTCCATGCGCTGCAGCTGCAGAATTCATAA
- the tsaB gene encoding tRNA (adenosine(37)-N6)-threonylcarbamoyltransferase complex dimerization subunit type 1 TsaB has product MKVLALETANEQCSVCIADENQELYFQLDARAKAQTQTILPLIEQGLAEVNIQLSGLTAVAFSRGPGSFSGVRINAAVTQALAWANDLPVIPVSTLQALAQAAYRTAGLTEVTAVLDARMQEVYIASFKLDEQGIMQPADEEQLLSYSEAEQAVKFTLIGSGSDLVKPEQLQYKAVSATAQDIAAIARAHAQQRSWVAAEYALPVYLRDNAWKKIPEQGKP; this is encoded by the coding sequence ATGAAAGTGCTGGCACTGGAAACTGCCAATGAGCAGTGTTCCGTCTGTATTGCAGATGAAAATCAAGAGCTTTATTTCCAACTCGATGCGCGCGCGAAGGCACAAACGCAAACGATCCTCCCTTTGATTGAGCAGGGCCTGGCTGAAGTCAATATTCAGCTTTCGGGCCTGACTGCGGTGGCATTCAGCCGCGGGCCGGGCTCATTCAGCGGCGTCCGGATTAACGCCGCGGTGACGCAGGCGCTGGCCTGGGCGAATGACCTGCCGGTGATCCCTGTTTCAACACTGCAGGCGCTGGCGCAGGCCGCCTACCGCACAGCGGGCCTGACTGAAGTGACCGCCGTGCTGGATGCGCGCATGCAGGAAGTGTATATCGCCAGCTTCAAGCTGGATGAGCAGGGCATTATGCAGCCCGCAGACGAAGAACAATTATTAAGCTACAGCGAAGCGGAGCAGGCGGTGAAATTCACCCTGATCGGCTCCGGTTCAGATTTAGTTAAGCCAGAACAACTACAGTACAAAGCTGTCAGCGCAACAGCGCAGGATATCGCGGCCATTGCGCGCGCGCATGCGCAGCAGCGCAGCTGGGTGGCAGCGGAGTACGCCTTGCCTGTTTATCTGCGCGATAATGCATGGAAAAAAATCCCGGAACAGGGCAAACCGTAA
- the rpe gene encoding ribulose-phosphate 3-epimerase encodes MSKPYLIAPSILSADFARLGEDVENVLQAGADVVHFDVMDNHYVPNLTFGAGICKALKKYGIQAPIDVHLMVSPVDRMIGDFLEAGADIITFHPEATHHIDRSLQLIKDGGAKAGLVFNPATPLHYLDYALDKVDQILLMSVNPGFGGQKFIPMTLEKLRHARKIIDASGRDIRLEVDGGVGPANIRAIAEAGADMFVAGSAIFGKPDYKAVIDEMRAELAKVGAVDA; translated from the coding sequence ATGTCCAAGCCTTATTTAATTGCGCCCTCTATCCTGTCCGCTGACTTTGCCCGCTTAGGCGAAGACGTTGAAAATGTGCTGCAGGCCGGCGCAGATGTTGTCCACTTTGACGTGATGGACAACCACTATGTGCCGAATCTGACCTTTGGCGCGGGCATCTGCAAGGCGCTGAAAAAATATGGCATTCAGGCGCCGATTGATGTGCATTTGATGGTTTCTCCGGTTGACCGCATGATTGGCGACTTTCTGGAAGCCGGCGCGGACATTATCACCTTTCATCCGGAAGCCACCCACCATATTGACCGCTCGCTGCAGCTGATCAAAGACGGCGGCGCGAAAGCCGGACTGGTATTCAACCCGGCTACGCCGCTGCATTATCTGGACTATGCGCTGGATAAAGTGGATCAGATCCTGCTGATGAGCGTCAACCCGGGCTTTGGCGGCCAGAAATTCATTCCAATGACGCTGGAAAAGCTGCGCCATGCGCGCAAAATTATTGATGCTTCAGGCCGCGACATCCGCCTGGAAGTGGACGGCGGCGTTGGGCCGGCCAATATCCGCGCCATTGCGGAAGCGGGCGCTGACATGTTTGTCGCGGGTTCGGCGATTTTCGGCAAGCCGGATTACAAAGCTGTGATTGATGAAATGCGCGCTGAGCTGGCGAAAGTCGGCGCAGTTGATGCATAA
- a CDS encoding gamma carbonic anhydrase family protein, which produces MLYKFEGHAPQAAHQPWDGWVADSAAVIGQVELGRQASVWFGAVIRADNSRIKLGDFSNVQENAVLHTDAGIEMHIGNYVTIGHQATLHGCTVGDNSLIGINAVVLNHAVIGKNCIIGANALIPEGKVIPDNSVVMGSPGKVVKTLDDAAAAKLQQSALHYAAHFPKFMQLEPAQLD; this is translated from the coding sequence ATGCTGTATAAATTTGAAGGGCATGCGCCGCAAGCCGCGCATCAGCCTTGGGATGGCTGGGTAGCGGACAGCGCCGCAGTGATCGGGCAGGTTGAACTGGGGCGGCAGGCCAGCGTCTGGTTTGGCGCCGTGATCCGCGCAGACAACAGCCGGATTAAGCTGGGCGATTTCAGCAATGTGCAGGAAAACGCCGTGCTGCATACCGATGCCGGGATTGAAATGCATATCGGCAATTACGTTACCATCGGCCATCAGGCGACGCTGCATGGCTGCACAGTCGGCGACAACAGCCTGATCGGCATCAATGCGGTGGTCCTGAATCATGCGGTGATTGGCAAAAACTGCATCATTGGCGCCAATGCGCTGATTCCTGAAGGCAAAGTCATTCCGGACAATTCCGTGGTCATGGGCTCGCCGGGCAAGGTGGTGAAAACGCTGGATGACGCCGCGGCGGCCAAACTGCAGCAGAGCGCCCTGCATTACGCCGCGCATTTTCCGAAGTTCATGCAGCTGGAGCCTGCGCAGCTGGATTAA
- a CDS encoding DUF2218 domain-containing protein, translated as MAVKTQAHIATQQASRMAKRLLNHWKHKFEVAEHGQLLQIFMPSATVDLRPQADHLAVEITAQQADADLPMLEQVVLEHLIRMGQEPLQAAWQRSD; from the coding sequence ATGGCAGTCAAAACACAGGCGCACATTGCAACCCAGCAGGCCAGCCGCATGGCGAAGCGCCTGCTCAATCACTGGAAGCATAAATTTGAAGTGGCTGAGCATGGGCAGCTGCTGCAGATTTTCATGCCTTCCGCCACGGTGGATTTAAGGCCGCAGGCGGATCATCTGGCGGTGGAAATCACGGCGCAGCAGGCGGATGCAGACCTGCCGATGCTGGAACAGGTGGTGCTGGAGCATTTAATTCGCATGGGGCAGGAGCCGCTGCAGGCGGCATGGCAGCGCTCGGATTAA
- a CDS encoding C13 family peptidase, which yields MIDFKPSINFWHDFKSNQTAGMWLFLGSRRSLQIVRPSIVQMVFWGILGGCANTLFSWLSSGQAGEFNPQGLVSYALWPFIALIVGIFLSQRVNNPRLMLVPALLWLVLDTHIMLFQCLIQYLGDLDILPYVLYDYIPTLFIILFVWQSLAVVWVISRELKWPWWERALIMLATLFTLVVWQVSVKDQPIWKVEEMPPTFAEDAFYAQSRLLNKSLDSIEYGEFAQSHWYFLGVAGASYQDVFKLEIERIKEQFDTRFGTYGRSIALVNNPATRTEIPIASKTSMELALRRIGQQMNKDSDVLFLYMTSHGLPNVFEMENAPLDLAQADPKWLRETLDAAGIRWRVIVISSCYSGSFVPALQDENTLIITASAADRQSFGCSSETDYTYFGRAFFDQAMREQTSIQSAFAQSKDTVAQWESAQGFEPSEPQWSIGKNMALMLPQLEQRLFPPAGAAPQKAP from the coding sequence ATGATCGACTTCAAACCTTCCATCAATTTTTGGCATGATTTTAAAAGCAACCAAACTGCGGGAATGTGGCTGTTTTTGGGGTCGAGGCGTTCGCTGCAGATTGTGCGCCCATCTATTGTACAGATGGTGTTCTGGGGCATTTTGGGCGGCTGCGCCAATACCCTGTTCAGCTGGCTCAGCAGCGGCCAGGCCGGCGAATTCAACCCGCAGGGCCTGGTCAGCTATGCGCTTTGGCCGTTCATTGCGCTGATTGTCGGCATTTTCCTGTCGCAGCGGGTCAACAACCCGCGCCTGATGCTGGTGCCGGCCCTGCTGTGGCTGGTGCTGGACACGCATATTATGCTGTTCCAGTGCCTGATTCAGTATTTGGGCGATCTGGATATCCTGCCTTATGTGCTGTATGACTATATTCCCACCTTATTCATTATCCTGTTTGTCTGGCAAAGCCTGGCCGTGGTGTGGGTCATCTCGCGCGAGCTGAAATGGCCGTGGTGGGAGCGCGCGCTGATTATGCTGGCGACTTTATTCACTTTGGTGGTTTGGCAGGTTTCGGTAAAAGACCAGCCGATCTGGAAAGTGGAGGAAATGCCGCCGACCTTTGCCGAAGACGCTTTCTATGCGCAAAGCCGGCTGCTGAACAAATCGCTGGATTCGATTGAATACGGCGAATTTGCCCAGTCGCACTGGTACTTTCTGGGGGTGGCCGGAGCCAGCTATCAGGATGTCTTTAAGCTGGAAATTGAGCGGATTAAAGAGCAGTTTGATACGCGCTTCGGCACCTATGGGCGCTCGATTGCGCTGGTGAACAACCCGGCGACGCGCACTGAAATTCCGATTGCCTCGAAAACCAGCATGGAATTGGCCCTGCGCCGCATTGGCCAGCAAATGAATAAGGACAGTGATGTGCTGTTCCTGTACATGACTTCGCACGGCCTGCCGAATGTCTTTGAAATGGAAAATGCGCCTTTGGATTTGGCGCAGGCCGATCCGAAATGGCTGCGCGAAACCTTGGACGCTGCCGGCATCCGCTGGCGGGTGATTGTGATTTCATCCTGCTATTCCGGCAGCTTTGTTCCGGCGCTGCAGGATGAAAATACCCTGATCATTACCGCATCGGCGGCCGACCGCCAGTCATTTGGCTGCTCCAGCGAAACCGACTACACATATTTTGGGCGCGCCTTCTTTGATCAGGCCATGCGCGAGCAGACCTCAATTCAGTCGGCTTTTGCGCAAAGCAAAGACACCGTTGCCCAATGGGAAAGCGCGCAAGGCTTTGAGCCTTCGGAACCGCAGTGGTCTATCGGCAAGAATATGGCGCTGATGCTGCCGCAGCTGGAACAGCGCCTGTTCCCGCCGGCGGGCGCCGCGCCGCAGAAGGCGCCTTAG